Proteins encoded in a region of the Mycoplasma feriruminatoris genome:
- a CDS encoding tRNA (cytidine(34)-2'-O)-methyltransferase: MNKRKINIVLYQPEIAQNVGAIMRTCVAINARLHIIEPLGFIFDDRHLSRPSANEYKFVDCIRYDDWNDFITKHPNITLFCLSRYGQKPISDFDFTKINDDVYLVFGKESTGISKQIIKDNFDTTFRIPMIAQARSINIANTVGIASYEVLRQWDYLDLVKYETQKGKDYILSERWKGIEE, encoded by the coding sequence ATGAATAAAAGAAAAATAAATATTGTATTATATCAACCAGAAATTGCTCAAAATGTTGGAGCTATTATGAGAACTTGTGTTGCTATTAATGCAAGATTACATATAATTGAACCACTAGGATTTATTTTTGATGATCGTCATTTATCAAGACCAAGTGCAAATGAGTATAAATTTGTTGATTGTATAAGATATGATGATTGAAATGATTTTATAACTAAACATCCAAATATTACTTTATTTTGTTTATCAAGATATGGTCAAAAACCAATTTCAGATTTTGACTTTACAAAAATTAATGATGATGTTTATTTAGTGTTTGGAAAAGAATCAACTGGAATTAGTAAACAAATCATTAAAGATAATTTTGATACAACTTTTAGAATACCAATGATAGCACAAGCTAGAAGTATTAATATTGCAAATACTGTAGGAATTGCTAGTTATGAAGTTTTAAGACAATGAGATTATTTAGATTTAGTTAAATATGAAACTCAAAAAGGTAAAGATTATATTTTAAGTGAACGTTGAAAAGGAATTGAAGAATAA
- a CDS encoding HAD family hydrolase, with protein sequence MNNYPYILSDLDGTISLKDFSISKKTIKVIRKYQKLSNNRFSFCTGRVDGSNKKIADQLKVSLPIISCNGALISDLKTNTVIHADYLNNKLMSQLFKLAYEHNIDIVGYTNNLMIGTNHSERIISWQNYMSKTKKKYHWEIKKYNDLLEISNDLKNNKIKIVEVIISLQNLSDNDANEKLNLIKECIKDKFDLVQSLPKLFNIMKKNVNKLSGLKHLAKVLNINYKDIVVFGDNYNDIEMVKGVKKGYCVSNGVDELKQVAFNICDSLENDGVAKQIEQIIKEVKNKK encoded by the coding sequence ATGAACAATTATCCATATATTTTATCTGATCTTGATGGAACTATTTCATTAAAAGATTTTTCTATTAGTAAAAAAACTATTAAAGTAATTAGAAAATATCAAAAATTAAGTAATAACCGTTTTTCATTTTGTACTGGAAGAGTTGATGGATCTAATAAAAAAATAGCAGATCAATTAAAAGTTAGTTTACCTATAATTTCATGTAATGGAGCTTTAATTTCTGATTTAAAAACAAATACAGTTATTCATGCTGATTATTTAAATAATAAGTTGATGAGTCAGTTATTTAAATTAGCTTATGAACATAATATTGATATTGTTGGATATACTAATAATTTAATGATAGGAACTAATCATTCTGAAAGAATTATTTCTTGACAAAATTATATGAGTAAAACTAAGAAAAAATATCATTGAGAAATTAAAAAGTATAATGATTTATTAGAAATATCAAATGATTTAAAAAATAATAAAATTAAAATTGTTGAAGTAATTATTAGTTTACAAAATTTATCAGATAATGATGCAAATGAAAAACTAAACTTAATTAAAGAATGTATTAAAGATAAATTTGATTTAGTTCAATCTTTACCAAAACTATTTAATATTATGAAAAAAAATGTTAATAAGTTATCAGGATTAAAACATCTAGCTAAAGTTTTAAATATTAATTATAAAGATATTGTTGTGTTTGGTGATAATTATAATGATATTGAAATGGTTAAAGGTGTTAAAAAAGGATATTGTGTAAGTAATGGTGTTGATGAACTTAAACAAGTAGCTTTTAATATTTGTGATAGTTTAGAAAATGATGGTGTTGCTAAACAAATAGAACAAATCATTAAAGAAGTTAAAAATAAAAAGTAA
- a CDS encoding ATP-dependent Clp protease ATP-binding subunit, translating to MEFQEKGKITDALKKYTRDLTKDAKDNKLDPVIGREEEISRVIQILSRKTKNNPVLIGEPGVGKTAIVEGLAQRIVKGDVPTLLKNKRILELDMGSLMAGAMYMGDYESRVKAVVSEIQKSNGEIILFIDELHLIVGAGKTGNNSGMDVSNLLKPALARGELKAIGSTTLNEYRQYIEKDAALERRFQRVLVSEPTIDQTISILRGLKDRFETYHGVRIHDNALVSAAKLSSRYITDRYLPDKAIDLVDEACASIRTELASVPIELDQVNRKVMQLEIETSALEKEKDDKSKERWQEAKKELDSLKIEQANLNQKWEKEKEELSKINSLKSSIESLKQELETAQNDGNYKRAGEIQYSLLPSLEKNLALFEKQSGSKMISEEVTEHEIAKVVSKSTGILVDRLISSEKEKLLNLEDLLKKYVKGQDQAIKAVTSAIMRSRSGIKNPDKPIGSFLFLGPTGVGKTEVARSLADILFNSPKKMIRLDMSEYMEKHSVAKLIGAPPGYVGYEEGGRLTEAVRRNPYSIILFDEIEKAHSDVFNILLQILDDGRLTDSLGKTIDFKNTIIVMTSNIASQYLLTNDEFAKVDDQKIQEELNQVFRPEFLNRIDNIVYFNALSVQTIGEIVDKVLDELATRLQDEQNYFINFSEEARNKIINEGYDRLFGARPIKRYIEKNIETLIAHHIISGFLIENTRYIIDVKNNQFVLEEFKQFN from the coding sequence GTGGAATTTCAAGAAAAAGGAAAAATAACTGATGCTTTAAAAAAATATACAAGAGATCTAACAAAAGATGCCAAAGATAATAAATTAGATCCTGTTATTGGAAGAGAAGAAGAAATTTCTCGAGTTATTCAAATACTATCTAGAAAAACTAAAAACAACCCAGTTTTAATAGGTGAACCTGGTGTTGGAAAAACTGCTATTGTTGAAGGATTAGCTCAACGTATTGTTAAAGGTGATGTTCCAACATTATTAAAAAACAAACGTATTTTAGAACTAGATATGGGTAGTTTGATGGCTGGAGCTATGTATATGGGAGATTATGAATCTCGTGTTAAAGCAGTTGTTAGTGAAATCCAAAAATCAAATGGTGAAATCATTTTATTTATTGATGAATTACATTTAATAGTTGGTGCTGGAAAAACTGGAAATAATAGTGGAATGGATGTTTCAAACTTATTAAAACCAGCTTTAGCTAGAGGTGAATTAAAAGCAATAGGATCAACTACATTAAATGAATATCGCCAATATATAGAAAAAGATGCTGCTTTAGAAAGAAGATTTCAAAGAGTTTTAGTTAGTGAACCAACAATTGATCAAACTATTTCGATTTTAAGAGGATTAAAAGATCGTTTTGAAACATATCATGGAGTAAGAATTCACGATAATGCCTTAGTTTCAGCTGCTAAATTATCAAGTAGATATATAACTGATAGATATTTACCAGATAAAGCTATTGATTTAGTTGATGAAGCTTGTGCATCAATTAGAACAGAACTTGCAAGTGTGCCAATTGAACTAGATCAAGTTAATAGAAAAGTAATGCAACTAGAAATTGAAACATCTGCACTAGAAAAAGAAAAAGATGATAAATCAAAAGAAAGATGACAAGAAGCTAAAAAAGAATTAGATAGTTTAAAAATAGAACAAGCTAATTTAAATCAAAAATGAGAAAAAGAAAAAGAAGAATTAAGTAAAATTAATTCTCTAAAATCAAGTATTGAAAGTTTAAAACAAGAATTAGAAACTGCTCAAAATGATGGAAATTATAAAAGAGCTGGAGAAATTCAATATTCATTACTTCCATCACTTGAAAAAAACTTAGCCTTATTTGAAAAACAATCTGGTTCAAAAATGATTTCAGAAGAAGTAACAGAACATGAAATTGCAAAAGTTGTTTCAAAATCAACTGGAATTTTAGTTGATAGATTAATTTCTTCAGAAAAAGAAAAACTTTTAAATCTTGAAGATTTATTAAAAAAATATGTAAAAGGTCAAGATCAAGCAATTAAAGCTGTAACTTCAGCGATTATGAGAAGTAGAAGTGGAATTAAAAATCCAGACAAACCTATTGGAAGTTTTCTATTTTTAGGACCAACTGGAGTTGGAAAAACTGAAGTTGCAAGAAGTTTAGCTGATATTTTATTTAATTCACCTAAAAAAATGATCAGACTTGATATGAGTGAATATATGGAAAAACACTCTGTTGCTAAATTAATTGGAGCTCCTCCTGGATATGTTGGATATGAAGAAGGTGGACGATTAACTGAAGCTGTTAGAAGAAATCCTTATTCAATTATTTTATTTGATGAAATAGAAAAAGCTCATAGTGATGTGTTTAACATTTTATTACAAATTCTAGATGATGGAAGATTAACTGATTCACTTGGAAAAACTATTGATTTTAAAAACACAATTATAGTAATGACTTCAAATATAGCTAGTCAATATTTATTAACAAATGATGAATTTGCTAAAGTTGATGATCAAAAAATTCAAGAAGAATTAAACCAAGTGTTTAGACCTGAGTTTTTAAATAGAATTGATAATATTGTCTACTTTAATGCTTTATCAGTACAAACTATTGGTGAAATTGTTGATAAAGTTTTAGATGAATTAGCAACAAGATTACAAGATGAACAAAACTATTTTATTAACTTTTCAGAAGAAGCTAGAAACAAGATTATTAATGAAGGTTATGATAGATTATTTGGTGCAAGACCAATTAAAAGATATATTGAAAAAAACATTGAAACATTAATTGCTCATCATATTATTAGTGGATTTTTAATTGAAAATACTAGATATATAATTGATGTTAAAAACAACCAATTTGTTTTAGAAGAATTTAAACAATTTAATTAG
- the hrcA gene encoding heat-inducible transcriptional repressor HrcA: MLTNRQIKILQTIVEEFIKTNQPVGSKRILELLDIKISSATIRNESVVLEHEGYLEKQHTSSGRTPSTKGYRYYVDNIMKLDSADYTRLKTYLNQLLDLRKYDIDKTINYASEIISELTKMTAVVIKKQNTKDIKLKKIELIVLSEILASVLFIFSDGDVQNKMFNLKDISLSDLKIAIKLFSDFLVDVKLDQIQNYLSDLKQQLALSIKQYDYVLNTFINTILESKNEQKETHGMRYMLENPEFNDTNKLKNAVKLVEQLSPFDWFNIAYESNKNMNKIAIKIGNEIDQINDDISMVATELKIGNSSTVLTLVGPKRVDYNQVNQLMNLIIEIINTKEN, encoded by the coding sequence ATGTTAACTAATAGGCAAATAAAAATTTTACAAACAATAGTTGAAGAGTTTATAAAAACAAATCAACCAGTTGGTTCAAAAAGAATTTTAGAATTATTAGATATAAAAATATCTTCAGCAACAATTAGAAATGAATCTGTAGTTTTAGAACATGAAGGATATTTAGAAAAACAACACACATCAAGTGGAAGAACTCCTTCAACTAAAGGTTATCGATATTATGTTGATAATATTATGAAACTAGATTCAGCTGATTATACTAGATTAAAAACTTATTTAAACCAACTATTAGATTTAAGAAAATATGATATTGATAAAACAATAAACTATGCTAGTGAAATCATTAGTGAACTTACTAAAATGACAGCTGTTGTTATTAAAAAACAAAACACAAAAGATATTAAGTTAAAAAAAATTGAATTAATTGTATTATCTGAAATTTTAGCAAGTGTATTATTTATCTTTTCTGATGGTGATGTGCAAAATAAAATGTTTAATTTAAAAGATATCTCTTTATCTGATTTAAAAATAGCAATTAAATTATTTTCAGATTTTTTAGTTGATGTTAAATTAGATCAAATTCAAAATTATTTATCTGATTTAAAACAACAATTAGCTTTAAGTATTAAACAATATGATTATGTTTTAAACACTTTTATAAATACTATTTTAGAATCAAAAAATGAACAAAAAGAAACTCACGGAATGAGATATATGCTAGAAAACCCTGAGTTTAATGATACTAATAAATTAAAAAATGCAGTTAAGTTAGTTGAACAATTATCTCCTTTTGATTGATTTAATATTGCTTATGAATCTAATAAAAATATGAATAAAATAGCAATTAAAATAGGAAATGAAATTGATCAAATTAATGATGATATTTCAATGGTTGCAACAGAATTAAAAATTGGTAATTCTTCTACTGTTTTAACTTTAGTTGGACCAAAAAGAGTAGATTATAACCAAGTTAACCAGTTAATGAACTTAATTATTGAAATTATTAATACAAAGGAGAATTAA
- a CDS encoding nucleotide exchange factor GrpE produces the protein MTEEIKNKRLDQKYASQNKNKTKAEFVKTHPKKSEYHKLKHKLKSTLLELEKQKELNETLKHSIDLEKKTNLVEINNLTKKYNQKELEIKKFGASSLAKDLIQPLEILKKVVNSSNNNEAVQAYVKGFEMIVNQINNVLESHHIKAMNVKVGDMFDPHKHDANEAVESDVYKTNQIIGILSDGYMIHDKVLVYAIVKVAK, from the coding sequence ATGACTGAAGAAATAAAAAATAAAAGATTAGATCAAAAATATGCTAGTCAAAATAAAAACAAAACTAAAGCTGAATTTGTAAAAACACATCCAAAAAAATCTGAATATCATAAGTTAAAACATAAACTTAAAAGTACTTTATTAGAACTTGAAAAACAAAAAGAATTAAATGAAACTTTAAAACATTCAATTGATTTAGAAAAGAAAACAAATTTAGTTGAAATTAATAATTTAACTAAAAAATATAATCAAAAAGAATTAGAAATTAAAAAATTTGGTGCAAGTAGTTTAGCAAAAGATTTGATTCAACCTTTAGAAATTTTAAAAAAAGTTGTTAATTCTTCTAATAATAATGAAGCAGTTCAAGCTTATGTTAAAGGGTTTGAAATGATTGTTAATCAAATAAATAATGTTTTAGAATCACATCATATTAAAGCTATGAATGTAAAAGTTGGAGATATGTTTGATCCACATAAACATGATGCTAATGAAGCAGTTGAATCAGATGTTTATAAAACAAATCAAATTATTGGGATATTAAGTGATGGATATATGATTCATGATAAAGTGCTAGTTTATGCAATAGTTAAAGTTGCAAAATAA
- the dnaK gene encoding molecular chaperone DnaK, giving the protein MAKEKIIGIDLGTTNSVVSVIEGTQPIILENPEGQRTTPSVVAFKNSDIIVGGAAKRQAVTNPNVVQSIKSKMGTTSKVNLEGKDYTPEQISAEILRYMKNYAEAKLGQKVTKAVITVPAYFNDAQRKATKDAGTIAGLQVERIINEPTAAALAYGLDKQDKDETILVYDLGGGTFDVSILAIGGGNFDVIATSGNNKLGGDNFDEEIIKWLLAKIKAEYNIDLSKEKMALQRLKDEAEKAKINLSSQLEVEINLPFIAMNENGPISFATNLTRSEFNKITKHLVDMTIQPVKDALSAAKITAAKIDEVLLVGGSTRIPAVQDLVKSLLNKEPNRSINPDEVVAMGAAIQGGVLAGDVTDIVLADVTPLSLGIETMGGVMTKLIERNTRIPAKRTQVFSTATDNQPAVDINVLQGERAMAADNKSLGQFQLTGIQPAPRGIPQIEVTFEIDTNGIVSVSAKDKNTNEEKTITISNSGNLSEDEVERMIKEAQENAANDEAKKKHIELKNKAENYINIIETSLAQAGDKISGEQKEQSQKMVDEIKELVKNEDYDALEQKMNELEQAMAAAAEFANKHNDSESNNNSSDQNN; this is encoded by the coding sequence ATGGCAAAAGAAAAAATTATTGGAATAGATTTAGGAACTACTAATTCAGTTGTTTCAGTTATTGAAGGGACTCAACCTATTATTTTAGAAAATCCTGAAGGTCAAAGAACTACACCAAGTGTTGTTGCTTTTAAAAACTCAGATATTATTGTTGGTGGAGCTGCTAAACGTCAAGCTGTAACTAATCCAAATGTTGTTCAATCAATTAAATCAAAAATGGGAACTACAAGTAAAGTTAATTTAGAAGGAAAAGATTATACTCCAGAACAAATTTCAGCTGAAATTTTAAGATATATGAAAAACTATGCTGAAGCTAAATTAGGTCAAAAAGTAACTAAAGCTGTTATTACAGTTCCTGCTTATTTTAATGATGCACAAAGAAAAGCTACAAAAGATGCTGGAACAATTGCTGGATTACAAGTTGAAAGAATTATTAATGAACCAACAGCAGCAGCATTAGCTTATGGATTAGATAAACAAGATAAAGATGAAACTATTTTAGTTTATGATTTAGGTGGAGGAACTTTTGATGTTTCTATTCTAGCTATTGGTGGTGGTAATTTTGATGTTATTGCAACTAGTGGAAATAATAAATTAGGTGGAGATAATTTTGATGAAGAAATTATCAAATGATTATTAGCAAAAATTAAAGCTGAATATAATATTGATTTATCAAAAGAAAAAATGGCTCTACAAAGATTAAAAGATGAAGCTGAAAAAGCAAAAATTAATTTATCAAGCCAATTAGAAGTTGAAATTAATTTACCATTTATAGCAATGAATGAAAATGGACCAATTTCTTTTGCAACAAATCTAACAAGAAGTGAATTTAATAAAATTACAAAACATTTAGTTGATATGACAATTCAACCAGTAAAAGATGCTTTAAGTGCTGCAAAAATAACTGCTGCTAAAATTGATGAAGTTTTATTAGTTGGTGGTTCAACTAGAATTCCAGCTGTTCAAGATTTAGTAAAAAGTTTATTAAATAAAGAACCAAATAGATCAATTAATCCAGATGAAGTTGTTGCAATGGGTGCTGCTATTCAAGGTGGTGTTTTAGCTGGTGATGTTACTGATATTGTTTTAGCTGATGTTACTCCATTATCATTAGGTATTGAAACTATGGGTGGAGTTATGACAAAATTAATTGAAAGAAACACAAGAATTCCAGCAAAAAGAACTCAAGTATTTTCAACTGCAACAGATAATCAACCAGCTGTAGATATTAATGTTTTACAAGGTGAAAGAGCAATGGCTGCTGATAATAAATCACTTGGTCAATTCCAATTAACAGGAATTCAACCAGCTCCAAGAGGAATTCCACAAATTGAAGTTACTTTTGAAATTGATACTAATGGTATTGTTAGTGTTTCTGCAAAAGATAAAAATACTAATGAAGAAAAAACTATTACTATTTCAAATTCAGGAAATCTAAGTGAAGATGAAGTTGAAAGAATGATTAAAGAAGCACAAGAAAATGCTGCTAATGATGAAGCTAAGAAAAAACATATTGAACTAAAAAATAAAGCTGAAAACTACATTAATATTATTGAAACTTCACTAGCTCAAGCTGGAGATAAAATTAGTGGTGAACAAAAAGAACAATCACAAAAAATGGTTGATGAAATTAAAGAATTAGTTAAAAATGAAGATTATGATGCTTTAGAACAAAAAATGAATGAACTAGAACAAGCAATGGCAGCTGCAGCTGAATTTGCTAATAAACATAATGATTCAGAATCAAATAATAATTCATCAGATCAAAATAACTAA
- the dnaJ gene encoding molecular chaperone DnaJ encodes MAKKDYYEVLGVSKTASEQEIRQAYRKLTKQYHPDLNKSPEAHDKMVEINEAADVLLDPDKRKKYDQYGHMAFDNSSGFSSNFTDFEDMFSNMRSGGTSFFSNMFSEFSDFFGSSRSDYQRSTKGESVSLNIYLTFKELLFGVEKTIEIDLLTNCSFCNGTGAESSSDISICSTCHGSGEVIVEKNMGFFQFQQSAKCSTCHGSGKIIKNKCKNCKGKAKYLQKQIIDVNIPKGIRPNQQIKLAQKGHASVNDGVNGDLIVNIYLKQSKVFQIINDNDILMSYNISYLDAILGNEISIKTLDGDIKYKLPKGINSNEIITISNKGLYKSINREKRGDLLIKVNIVVPKNLDKKEKELIEQLYNQTSFNPENNIDN; translated from the coding sequence ATGGCAAAAAAGGATTATTATGAAGTTTTAGGTGTCTCAAAAACAGCTAGTGAACAAGAAATAAGACAAGCATATAGAAAATTAACAAAACAATATCACCCCGATTTAAATAAATCTCCAGAAGCTCACGATAAAATGGTTGAAATTAATGAAGCAGCAGATGTTTTATTAGATCCTGATAAACGTAAAAAATATGATCAATATGGTCATATGGCTTTTGATAATTCTAGTGGATTTTCTTCTAATTTTACTGATTTTGAAGATATGTTTTCAAATATGCGTTCTGGTGGAACTTCATTTTTTAGTAATATGTTTTCTGAATTTTCTGATTTTTTTGGTTCAAGTAGATCAGATTATCAAAGATCAACTAAAGGAGAAAGTGTTAGTTTAAACATTTATTTAACATTTAAAGAACTTTTATTTGGAGTTGAAAAAACTATTGAAATTGATCTATTAACAAATTGTAGTTTTTGTAATGGAACTGGTGCTGAATCAAGTAGTGATATTAGTATTTGTTCTACTTGTCATGGAAGTGGTGAAGTTATTGTTGAAAAAAATATGGGATTTTTCCAATTTCAACAATCAGCAAAATGTTCTACTTGTCATGGAAGTGGAAAAATTATTAAAAACAAGTGTAAAAACTGTAAAGGAAAAGCAAAATATTTACAAAAACAAATAATTGATGTTAATATTCCAAAAGGAATTAGACCAAATCAACAAATTAAACTTGCTCAAAAAGGACATGCTTCAGTTAATGATGGAGTTAATGGTGATTTAATTGTAAATATTTATTTAAAACAATCTAAAGTATTTCAAATTATTAATGATAATGATATTTTAATGAGTTATAACATTAGTTATTTAGATGCAATTTTAGGAAATGAAATTAGTATTAAAACTTTAGATGGTGATATTAAATATAAATTACCAAAAGGAATTAATTCAAATGAAATTATTACAATTTCAAATAAAGGATTATATAAGTCTATAAATAGAGAAAAAAGAGGAGATTTATTAATCAAAGTTAATATTGTAGTTCCTAAAAATTTAGATAAAAAAGAAAAAGAATTAATTGAACAACTTTATAATCAAACTTCATTTAATCCAGAAAATAATATAGATAATTAA
- the rpsB gene encoding 30S ribosomal protein S2, whose translation MSREITREELSAAGVQYGHQTKRWNPKMKDYIFGVKNKNHIIDLEKTITHLNAAQKLLESLGSKQQKILFVGTKRSGKNAVKEAALRSGNFYINNRWLGGTLTNLKTILIRIKALWEIEEEEKKGRLALRTKKEQIKILKEKAKLEKALGGIKQMHKLPAAIVVVDPKGDEIAVKEARKLNIPVIAICDTNADPDMIDYVIPGNDDLQESVNLIINILVEAYAEGAQIKMNPSVLKTVAPKREPRQNRLAVNTENTSETTTSEQAVVEKQVEKVSEPKAE comes from the coding sequence ATGTCAAGAGAAATAACAAGAGAAGAATTATCTGCAGCTGGTGTTCAATATGGTCACCAAACTAAAAGATGAAACCCTAAAATGAAAGACTACATTTTTGGAGTAAAAAATAAAAATCATATCATTGATTTAGAAAAAACTATTACTCACTTAAATGCAGCACAAAAATTATTAGAATCACTAGGAAGCAAACAACAAAAAATATTATTTGTTGGAACTAAACGTTCTGGTAAAAATGCTGTTAAAGAAGCAGCCTTAAGAAGTGGAAATTTCTACATTAACAATAGATGATTAGGTGGAACATTAACTAATTTAAAAACTATTTTAATTAGAATTAAAGCTTTATGAGAAATTGAAGAAGAAGAAAAAAAAGGTCGTTTAGCTTTAAGAACCAAAAAAGAACAAATTAAAATTCTAAAAGAAAAAGCTAAATTAGAAAAAGCTTTAGGTGGAATTAAACAAATGCATAAATTACCAGCAGCTATTGTAGTTGTTGATCCTAAAGGTGATGAAATTGCAGTTAAAGAAGCAAGAAAATTAAACATCCCTGTAATTGCTATTTGTGATACTAATGCTGATCCAGATATGATTGATTATGTAATTCCTGGAAATGATGATTTACAAGAATCAGTAAACTTAATTATTAACATTTTAGTTGAAGCTTATGCTGAAGGTGCTCAAATTAAAATGAACCCATCAGTTTTAAAAACTGTTGCTCCAAAAAGAGAGCCAAGACAAAACAGATTAGCTGTTAATACTGAAAATACATCTGAAACTACAACTAGTGAACAAGCTGTAGTTGAAAAACAAGTTGAAAAAGTAAGTGAACCAAAAGCTGAATAA
- the tsf gene encoding translation elongation factor Ts yields MAVDAKLIKELREITQAGMMDCKKALEASDNNIDNAIVWLRENGLAKAAKKTDRVAAEGIVLAKENDQKVVILEVNSETDFVAKNEKFLSLVNEIADALLNSQASSLEQGLQVVTKSGQTIEQSLISATATIGEKIALRRFELVTKSSGSCVIYNHANKRVSTLLVFDNKLDSSDAYNVAMHVAAMAPKYINMDQIPEDFKNAEMHIIKEQAKDDIKLQSKPANVLENILKGKLSKRLAEVSLLDQLFVIDESFKVGDFLKSKHVSLVKMIRYEVGEGIEKVVTNFADEVAAQLK; encoded by the coding sequence ATGGCAGTAGATGCAAAATTAATTAAAGAATTACGTGAAATCACTCAAGCAGGAATGATGGATTGTAAAAAAGCTTTAGAAGCTAGTGATAATAATATTGATAATGCTATTGTTTGACTAAGAGAAAATGGTTTAGCTAAAGCTGCTAAAAAAACTGACCGTGTTGCAGCTGAAGGAATTGTTTTAGCAAAAGAAAATGATCAAAAAGTTGTAATTTTAGAAGTTAACTCAGAAACTGATTTTGTTGCAAAAAATGAAAAATTCTTAAGCTTAGTTAATGAAATTGCTGATGCTTTATTAAATTCTCAAGCTTCAAGTTTAGAACAAGGTTTACAAGTAGTAACTAAATCAGGTCAAACTATTGAACAAAGTTTAATTTCAGCAACTGCTACAATTGGTGAAAAAATTGCTTTAAGAAGATTTGAATTAGTAACTAAATCAAGTGGTAGTTGTGTAATTTATAATCACGCTAATAAAAGAGTTTCAACTTTATTAGTATTTGATAACAAACTTGATTCAAGTGATGCTTATAATGTTGCAATGCATGTTGCTGCAATGGCTCCAAAATACATTAATATGGATCAAATTCCAGAAGACTTTAAAAATGCTGAAATGCACATTATTAAAGAACAAGCTAAAGATGATATTAAATTACAATCAAAACCTGCTAATGTTTTAGAAAACATTTTAAAAGGAAAATTATCAAAACGTTTAGCTGAAGTTAGTTTATTAGATCAATTATTTGTAATTGATGAAAGCTTTAAAGTTGGAGATTTCTTAAAATCAAAACATGTTTCATTAGTTAAAATGATTAGATATGAAGTTGGAGAAGGAATTGAAAAAGTAGTAACTAACTTTGCTGATGAAGTTGCTGCTCAATTAAAATAA
- the pyrH gene encoding UMP kinase, protein MNYKYKTVLLKLSGEALKGEAEVYDKKCLENIASQIVHLAKNGLKLGIVIGGGNIWRGKLGQSIGMDAINADYMGMLATVMNGLALESTITKMGYDKIKVYSSLPIKTVTDDYNFKKARIKMNEGFISIFVGGTGYSYFTTDTTATIRAIEIGAEVILMAKNGVKGVYDKDPKQHDDAKFIKHLTHQEVVEKQLRIMDLTAATLAKDANLKIEVFDMSGDNNIIKVLENKLESTIIE, encoded by the coding sequence ATGAATTATAAATACAAAACGGTGCTTTTAAAATTAAGTGGTGAAGCTCTAAAAGGTGAAGCTGAAGTTTATGATAAAAAGTGCTTAGAAAACATTGCAAGTCAAATTGTACATTTAGCTAAAAACGGTCTAAAGTTAGGAATTGTTATTGGTGGTGGTAACATTTGACGTGGTAAATTAGGACAAAGTATCGGAATGGATGCTATTAATGCTGATTATATGGGAATGTTAGCTACAGTTATGAACGGATTAGCACTTGAAAGTACTATTACTAAAATGGGATATGACAAAATTAAAGTTTATTCTTCACTACCAATCAAAACAGTAACTGATGATTATAATTTTAAAAAAGCAAGAATTAAAATGAATGAAGGGTTTATTTCTATTTTTGTAGGAGGAACTGGTTATTCATATTTTACAACTGATACAACTGCAACAATTAGAGCAATTGAAATTGGAGCAGAAGTAATTTTAATGGCAAAAAATGGTGTTAAGGGTGTTTATGATAAAGATCCAAAACAACATGATGATGCTAAATTTATCAAACATCTTACTCATCAAGAAGTTGTTGAAAAACAATTAAGAATTATGGATCTAACTGCAGCTACTTTAGCAAAAGATGCTAATTTAAAGATTGAAGTTTTTGATATGAGTGGAGATAATAATATTATAAAAGTACTAGAAAATAAATTAGAATCAACAATTATAGAATAG